Proteins from a single region of Lysinibacillus sp. JNUCC-52:
- a CDS encoding MFS transporter: MYKRVLLVVSLSQVFGGAGLAAGITVGALLAQEMLGTDAYAGLPSALFTLGSAIAAFLVGKLSQRYGRRLGLTIGFITGGLGAIGVVIAALLNSVFLLFASLLVYGAGTATNLQARYAGTDLANKKQRAKAISTTMVMTTFGAVAGPNLVEVMGKFARSIGIPSLAGPFILSAVAFILAGLVLFIMLRPDPLLLAKSIETHQQQDTDGMSNLSSPLMNKNGIIVGAVVMVLTQIVMVAIMTMTPIHMQHHGHSLSAVGIVIGFHVGAMYLPSLVTGILVDKIGRTTMSIAAGVTLLLAGLVAAYAPSDSMFMLILALSLLGLGWNFGLISGTAQIVDSTEPLTRAKIQGTIDVFIALAGATGGALSGVIVANSSYAVLSLTGGLLSLLLVPVIIWYRKAS; this comes from the coding sequence ATGTATAAAAGAGTTTTACTTGTTGTAAGTTTATCACAAGTTTTTGGAGGAGCTGGTCTTGCAGCAGGAATTACTGTAGGCGCATTATTAGCACAAGAAATGCTAGGAACAGACGCTTATGCTGGACTGCCTTCCGCGCTATTCACATTAGGTTCTGCAATTGCAGCATTTCTAGTTGGAAAGCTCTCACAACGGTACGGACGTCGTTTAGGTCTAACTATAGGTTTTATTACAGGTGGACTTGGTGCGATTGGCGTCGTCATTGCCGCTTTATTAAATAGTGTTTTCTTATTGTTCGCCTCCCTACTTGTTTACGGTGCAGGAACAGCAACAAATTTACAGGCTCGTTATGCAGGGACAGATTTAGCAAATAAAAAACAACGAGCAAAAGCAATAAGTACGACGATGGTTATGACAACATTCGGCGCTGTAGCAGGACCTAATTTAGTTGAAGTCATGGGGAAATTTGCACGTTCTATCGGTATTCCGTCATTAGCTGGCCCCTTTATATTATCTGCGGTAGCATTTATATTGGCAGGATTGGTTCTTTTTATTATGCTTCGGCCTGATCCTTTACTTTTAGCTAAGTCAATAGAAACCCATCAACAGCAAGACACAGATGGAATGAGCAATCTTTCTAGTCCTCTAATGAATAAAAATGGGATTATTGTCGGTGCAGTTGTCATGGTCCTTACGCAAATAGTTATGGTGGCCATTATGACCATGACGCCGATTCATATGCAACATCACGGACATAGTTTAAGTGCTGTAGGAATTGTAATTGGTTTTCATGTTGGAGCGATGTATCTCCCCTCTCTCGTAACGGGCATTCTTGTAGATAAGATTGGTAGAACAACGATGAGTATCGCTGCAGGTGTTACATTACTACTTGCAGGTTTAGTCGCTGCATATGCACCAAGCGATTCGATGTTTATGCTCATATTGGCCCTTTCTTTATTAGGGCTCGGATGGAATTTTGGCTTAATTAGTGGAACTGCTCAAATTGTTGACTCTACAGAACCTTTAACACGTGCGAAAATTCAAGGAACAATTGACGTTTTTATTGCGTTAGCAGGTGCTACAGGAGGTGCTCTTTCAGGAGTGATTGTTGCAAATTCAAGTTACGCAGTTTTATCGTTAACTGGTGGACTTTTATCGTTATTGCTAGTACCCGTGATTATCTGGTATCGAAAAGCAAGCTGA
- a CDS encoding cation diffusion facilitator family transporter: MSQSTNSDASIVAGWISLISNIVLTILKIVVGTLFHSPVLLADGYHNAGDVIASGAALTSMRISKRPADEDHPYGHGKAEVISSAIVGIILIIAALYIAYESITAFFHEPEKASLIAFFTAIISLVWKLILYVYTIKIGKKTNSKGLIATAYDHLADVYASIAAVLGIGLALVGELTTIHILTYGDPIAGIIVTILVFKLAYGMLLEAIDTLMEKSVSRDTLDNFASLILTIPEVKRIDRLRAREHGHYVLVDLRVSVPGGLTIQEGHDIIRKIKKTIMEKHQNVEEVLIHLNPWYEDDK, translated from the coding sequence ATGAGTCAAAGCACAAATTCAGATGCTTCAATAGTCGCTGGATGGATTAGTTTAATAAGTAATATCGTATTAACAATTTTAAAAATTGTAGTTGGTACGCTCTTCCATAGTCCTGTTCTTCTAGCAGATGGTTATCATAACGCGGGAGATGTGATTGCAAGCGGTGCCGCTTTAACATCAATGCGTATTTCTAAACGCCCTGCCGACGAGGATCATCCATACGGACATGGAAAGGCTGAAGTGATTAGTTCAGCTATTGTAGGAATCATTTTAATAATTGCAGCATTGTATATTGCATATGAATCGATTACAGCATTTTTTCATGAACCAGAAAAAGCCAGTTTAATTGCCTTTTTTACTGCAATCATCTCACTTGTTTGGAAGCTCATTTTATACGTCTATACGATTAAAATTGGCAAAAAAACAAATAGTAAAGGCTTAATTGCCACTGCATATGATCATCTTGCTGATGTGTACGCTTCAATAGCTGCGGTATTAGGTATTGGGCTTGCGCTCGTGGGAGAACTCACTACTATTCATATCCTTACATATGGGGATCCTATTGCTGGTATTATTGTGACAATATTAGTTTTTAAACTTGCATATGGGATGCTCTTAGAAGCGATCGACACTCTTATGGAGAAAAGTGTAAGTCGGGATACATTGGATAATTTCGCATCGTTAATTTTAACGATTCCAGAAGTAAAACGTATAGATCGTTTACGTGCGAGAGAGCACGGCCATTATGTATTGGTAGATCTTCGTGTGAGTGTACCTGGAGGCTTAACAATTCAAGAAGGTCATGATATTATTCGTAAAATAAAGAAAACGATAATGGAAAAGCATCAGAATGTAGAAGAGGTTCTAATTCATCTAAATCCTTGGTACGAGGATGATAAATAA
- a CDS encoding CPBP family intramembrane glutamic endopeptidase has translation MERMQLNWKEQDDWGWKEFILLLLLEFVFVIGVIKFVVKPFYFQVFNNELYAGTLTGLTIAITLLLGVYFIALRPKKLSWGEVGLKSNVDWKVIMIYSVILLMGAVLIVVLTSFLGISVENSKTEAMQQSVTFFTILIAFISAAIISPIYEEIFYRGFLYRWLRTRVGFTSAILLSSLIFTIVHIPTYNVMPVNFFSGILFALAYERTQSIWTPIWIHGITNGLMVLLTSFG, from the coding sequence ATGGAAAGAATGCAACTAAACTGGAAAGAGCAAGACGATTGGGGATGGAAAGAATTTATTTTATTACTTTTACTTGAATTTGTGTTTGTAATCGGTGTTATTAAATTTGTTGTTAAGCCTTTCTATTTTCAAGTATTTAATAATGAACTATATGCGGGGACATTAACGGGGTTAACAATAGCCATTACCCTTCTATTGGGTGTTTATTTTATTGCACTACGCCCTAAAAAACTTTCATGGGGTGAAGTAGGGCTAAAATCAAATGTTGATTGGAAAGTCATTATGATTTATTCTGTTATTTTATTAATGGGTGCTGTGCTGATTGTCGTGCTTACTAGTTTTCTAGGTATCTCCGTAGAAAACAGCAAAACAGAGGCAATGCAGCAAAGTGTTACGTTTTTTACGATTTTGATAGCCTTTATCTCCGCAGCTATAATTTCACCAATTTACGAAGAAATTTTTTATCGAGGGTTTTTATATCGTTGGTTACGAACACGTGTAGGATTTACTAGTGCTATATTGTTGAGCTCACTCATTTTTACAATTGTTCATATACCAACATATAACGTAATGCCTGTAAACTTTTTTAGTGGTATCCTATTCGCTTTAGCATATGAACGAACGCAATCGATTTGGACACCAATATGGATTCATGGGATAACAAATGGCTTGATGGTTTTGCTGACAAGTTTCGGTTAA
- a CDS encoding MerR family transcriptional regulator produces the protein MKRWTTGEVSKQRNISVRTLRYYDQINLLTPSFKDDNGRRYYSEEDLFKLEKIIILKSLSLPLDNIRDLLDKLSYKQILISHHNYLQEQLSKLQMSISNTSSLINMIDLEESLSWEHVTKLVQNSQSNAKKWIDYFKDDEKEFLIDVIPNLSNNDTTTQQYIALLQRIEWCIKHNIKAESEEGFQIGSKLIELSNDTFHGDTELIEKFWEVRKRPVEETGLYPISEDVLDFVERCIANIEA, from the coding sequence ATGAAAAGATGGACAACTGGCGAGGTATCGAAACAACGGAATATTTCCGTTCGTACACTTCGTTATTACGATCAGATTAATCTCCTAACACCAAGCTTTAAAGATGATAATGGAAGGAGGTACTATTCAGAAGAGGATCTGTTTAAATTAGAAAAAATCATCATTTTAAAATCACTTTCATTGCCACTCGATAATATCCGAGATTTATTAGATAAGCTATCTTACAAACAAATTTTAATTTCGCATCATAATTATTTACAAGAACAACTATCCAAACTTCAAATGAGCATTTCAAATACGTCTTCCTTAATTAATATGATTGATTTGGAAGAATCATTATCTTGGGAACATGTCACAAAACTTGTTCAAAATTCACAAAGCAACGCAAAAAAATGGATAGACTATTTTAAAGATGATGAAAAAGAATTTTTAATAGATGTAATTCCAAACCTTAGTAATAATGATACAACGACACAACAATATATCGCGTTGCTACAACGAATTGAATGGTGTATAAAACATAATATTAAGGCAGAATCAGAAGAAGGATTTCAAATTGGTTCCAAATTAATAGAACTATCAAATGATACTTTTCATGGCGATACGGAATTGATTGAAAAGTTCTGGGAGGTTAGAAAACGTCCCGTCGAGGAAACTGGGCTATACCCGATTTCAGAAGATGTACTTGACTTTGTGGAACGTTGTATTGCTAATATAGAAGCTTGA
- a CDS encoding thioredoxin family protein: protein MENLQSIEQFEELKKSERTIFVFSAEWCGDCRFIDPIMPTIEENYSQYNFVKIDRDQFIDLCVELDVFGIPSFLAFDKGNEVGRFVSKDRKTQQEIEAFIDGLAA from the coding sequence ATGGAAAATTTACAATCAATTGAGCAATTTGAAGAACTAAAAAAAAGTGAGCGTACAATATTTGTTTTTTCAGCAGAGTGGTGTGGAGATTGTCGATTTATCGACCCTATTATGCCTACAATTGAAGAAAACTACAGTCAATATAATTTTGTAAAGATTGACCGCGATCAATTCATCGACCTATGTGTTGAATTAGATGTTTTTGGTATTCCAAGCTTTTTAGCTTTCGACAAAGGCAATGAAGTTGGCCGATTTGTTAGCAAAGATCGTAAAACACAGCAAGAGATTGAAGCTTTTATTGATGGATTAGCAGCATAA
- a CDS encoding FMN-binding negative transcriptional regulator, with the protein MYIPKYYKVTDVNEIEEFIQMNSFATLVTTKQGKPIATHLPLMFNKKGEDCYLTGHMAYGNPQWRTFETSEDVLVMFQGPHAYISSSWYEQENVPTWNYQSVHIYGHATILEKEELVEDLTKLLEKYENNRENPILWESLSPELLEKEMKGIVGFKIKIGEIQAAYKLSQNRNEADYINIIDQLKNEETPNSKQMAQVMEKRCKK; encoded by the coding sequence ATGTATATTCCTAAATACTATAAAGTCACGGATGTTAATGAAATTGAAGAATTTATTCAAATGAACTCTTTTGCTACACTCGTAACAACAAAACAAGGGAAGCCGATTGCGACTCACTTACCTTTAATGTTCAATAAAAAGGGCGAGGATTGTTATCTCACTGGGCATATGGCATATGGTAACCCACAGTGGAGAACATTTGAAACGAGTGAAGATGTGCTCGTTATGTTTCAGGGCCCACATGCGTATATTTCTTCTTCATGGTATGAACAGGAAAATGTTCCTACATGGAATTATCAGTCTGTCCACATCTATGGACACGCAACTATTTTAGAAAAAGAAGAATTAGTCGAAGATTTAACAAAGCTATTAGAAAAATATGAGAATAATAGAGAGAATCCTATTTTATGGGAAAGCCTTTCCCCTGAATTATTAGAAAAGGAAATGAAAGGTATTGTCGGATTTAAAATAAAGATTGGCGAAATTCAAGCTGCATATAAATTAAGTCAAAACCGTAATGAAGCTGATTATATAAACATTATTGACCAATTAAAAAATGAAGAAACGCCAAACTCGAAACAAATGGCACAGGTAATGGAAAAGAGATGTAAAAAGTAA
- a CDS encoding GNAT family N-acetyltransferase, which yields MTEKITKCNLEDLQVLREISIETFNDTFSNQNSADNMKAYLDRAFTSTQLEQELANHSSQFYFMWCDEEIAGYLKVNVNDAQSEEMGDEFLEIERIYIRSKFQRKGLGKYLIDKAIEIAEEQNKKSIWLGVWEKNEKAIRFYNKLGFVQTGAHSFYMGDEEQMDIIMTKTLI from the coding sequence ATGACAGAAAAAATTACAAAGTGCAACTTGGAAGATTTACAAGTACTCCGAGAAATAAGTATTGAAACGTTCAACGATACATTTAGTAATCAAAATTCAGCTGACAATATGAAAGCCTATTTGGATAGAGCTTTTACTTCAACACAACTAGAACAGGAATTGGCCAATCATTCTTCCCAATTTTATTTTATGTGGTGTGATGAAGAAATTGCAGGATATTTAAAAGTTAATGTAAATGATGCCCAATCAGAAGAAATGGGGGATGAGTTTCTCGAAATTGAAAGAATTTATATAAGAAGCAAGTTTCAAAGAAAAGGGCTTGGAAAATATCTGATTGACAAAGCGATAGAAATTGCAGAAGAACAAAATAAAAAAAGCATCTGGCTAGGTGTTTGGGAAAAAAATGAGAAGGCAATACGTTTTTATAATAAGTTAGGCTTTGTTCAAACTGGCGCACACTCATTTTATATGGGTGATGAAGAACAAATGGATATTATTATGACTAAAACACTAATCTAA
- a CDS encoding MarR family winged helix-turn-helix transcriptional regulator has protein sequence MEEILREIGMIARALDSISNIEFKEYDLTKGQYLYLVRICENPGIIQEKLAEMIKVDRTTAARAIKKLEMNGFIEKKEDDHNKKIKKLFPTEKGKTIFPIIKRENDYSNSVALAGFSESEAQTIFHLLKRVRENVEVDWEYVKKGNKRDY, from the coding sequence ATGGAGGAAATTCTTCGTGAAATAGGCATGATTGCAAGGGCGTTAGATTCTATCAGTAATATAGAGTTTAAAGAATATGACCTTACAAAAGGGCAATATTTATATCTTGTACGTATTTGTGAAAATCCAGGCATTATACAAGAAAAGTTAGCAGAGATGATTAAAGTAGATCGAACTACAGCAGCTCGGGCTATTAAAAAATTGGAGATGAATGGCTTTATTGAAAAGAAAGAGGATGACCATAACAAAAAAATAAAAAAACTCTTTCCTACAGAAAAAGGGAAAACAATCTTTCCAATTATAAAAAGAGAAAATGATTATTCCAATAGTGTCGCATTAGCAGGGTTTTCCGAAAGTGAAGCACAAACCATTTTTCATCTTCTAAAGAGGGTGAGAGAAAACGTAGAAGTCGACTGGGAATATGTGAAAAAGGGAAATAAGAGAGATTATTGA
- a CDS encoding YczE/YyaS/YitT family protein produces MKYSLYVVGILLLTLGISFTIQSDLGTSPFDALLVGLSVNVGLTVGSWEVIIAIIMIGCNAIIIKQRPEFLGLITAFITGIGIDLWLFLLHKLVAPELLFSKTICFGIGLIIIGLGTAIYLQTNIAPIPVDRLTLIIQQLTGKSIFFARTSIYLLFLLLAMLFNGPIGIGTLLTVSLGGLILNFFMPITRRLIDNNLTPAATLKKG; encoded by the coding sequence TTGAAATATAGTTTATATGTTGTTGGAATTTTACTATTAACCCTTGGTATTTCTTTTACGATTCAATCCGATCTAGGAACTTCTCCGTTTGATGCACTTTTGGTAGGATTGTCTGTCAATGTAGGTCTAACTGTAGGAAGTTGGGAAGTAATTATAGCAATCATAATGATCGGCTGTAATGCAATCATAATTAAACAAAGGCCAGAGTTTTTAGGATTAATTACAGCCTTTATTACAGGGATTGGGATTGATTTATGGCTATTTTTGTTACATAAATTGGTAGCGCCAGAACTATTGTTTAGCAAAACCATTTGCTTTGGAATTGGATTGATCATTATCGGCTTAGGAACTGCAATCTATTTACAAACAAATATTGCACCGATTCCTGTTGATCGATTAACATTAATCATTCAACAATTAACGGGAAAAAGTATTTTTTTTGCCCGAACATCCATTTACCTATTGTTTTTACTATTAGCTATGCTGTTTAATGGACCGATTGGTATTGGCACTCTATTAACCGTTAGCTTAGGTGGTCTAATACTGAATTTCTTTATGCCAATTACACGAAGATTAATAGACAACAATTTAACACCTGCTGCTACATTAAAAAAAGGATAG
- a CDS encoding winged helix-turn-helix domain-containing protein translates to MEKIQFSKTDYNVTYRSEKIVFLPREYQLFKFLYQNPSRVFSREELLNAVWPMEDPVDRTVDDHIYRVRKKIQPFSSVVEIETIRGQGYLLAMKEVQDSPLLKDNEVSAQIKNLFHKYHRYGQGDALKLLAENQNVFGFQIDLPELLYLHFMKGDFSWFLEAQEIDFWEKCFYLLHIYSFVESDKEKCFDYLTKALCAEEIPAYHRLEMRLLNRLSLLIFTKQLDQAATLLHQSKQEIYEKNLEGFIPLILLFELWLSLLQQDILEIEERMEKAEKKLASYPYLREKANFSIIKGIYWLLKKNASKANDFFDEGFQQLLEAKFIPGVLMNINIILFCLDEFGMSGTLQTYFKELKEKYIQEYKLIELHSKIEHQLHHHLK, encoded by the coding sequence ATGGAAAAGATTCAGTTTTCCAAAACTGATTATAACGTAACATATCGTTCAGAAAAAATTGTATTTTTACCGAGGGAATATCAGCTCTTTAAATTTTTATATCAAAATCCTTCACGTGTTTTTTCTAGAGAAGAACTATTGAACGCTGTTTGGCCAATGGAAGATCCAGTCGATAGAACTGTAGATGACCATATTTATAGAGTTCGGAAGAAAATACAACCCTTTTCATCTGTTGTAGAAATTGAAACGATTAGAGGACAAGGATATCTTTTGGCAATGAAAGAGGTACAAGACAGTCCATTGTTAAAAGACAACGAGGTATCTGCACAAATTAAAAATCTGTTTCATAAATATCATCGCTACGGACAGGGAGATGCGTTAAAGCTTTTGGCAGAAAATCAGAATGTGTTCGGCTTCCAAATTGATTTGCCAGAACTTCTGTATCTTCATTTCATGAAAGGAGATTTCAGTTGGTTTCTTGAAGCGCAAGAAATCGACTTTTGGGAAAAATGCTTTTATTTATTACACATCTATTCATTCGTAGAGTCGGATAAAGAAAAATGCTTTGATTACTTAACTAAAGCTTTATGTGCAGAGGAAATACCAGCGTATCATCGTTTAGAAATGAGGTTGTTAAATCGTCTATCATTATTGATATTCACTAAACAACTAGATCAAGCTGCTACCCTTCTACATCAATCTAAACAGGAGATTTATGAAAAAAACTTGGAAGGTTTCATCCCCTTAATCTTGCTTTTCGAACTATGGCTTTCCTTACTTCAGCAGGACATTTTAGAGATAGAGGAGCGAATGGAAAAAGCAGAAAAAAAGCTTGCAAGTTATCCATATTTAAGAGAAAAAGCAAACTTTTCAATTATTAAAGGCATTTATTGGCTCCTTAAAAAAAATGCCTCGAAAGCTAACGATTTTTTTGATGAAGGGTTTCAGCAACTGCTGGAAGCTAAATTCATACCTGGAGTGTTAATGAATATCAACATAATTTTGTTTTGTTTAGATGAGTTTGGTATGAGTGGCACACTGCAAACTTACTTTAAAGAATTAAAGGAAAAATATATTCAAGAATACAAATTAATTGAATTACATAGTAAAATCGAACATCAGTTACACCACCATTTAAAATAA